The Oryza glaberrima chromosome 9, OglaRS2, whole genome shotgun sequence genome includes a window with the following:
- the LOC127785148 gene encoding uncharacterized protein LOC127785148: MGTMVGHVAPGAGFILIGMWQLFNHIRLFALRPISYAAPVWFPVRGVRHLELILVIVGAAISILMELVIGPARHQPFDDDGTIPSNHLHNFEHASISLALLVYAAVTIHMDRARAPMRDAVSQLVAAAAFAQQLLIFHLHSADHMGVEGQFHWLLQTVIAVTLATTVLGIPCPRSFAVSLVRSASLVFQGVWFVVMGVMLWTPALIPKGCFLNLEEGHDVVRCRTDEALHRAKSLVNLQFSWYLTATVVFVVVFYLHLTKLYPEEPRYLPLVKGGGGGGDGDSDGGRFSIGDDEDDLEAAKGGFGHVAGGGNAVEIER; encoded by the coding sequence ATGGGTACCATGGTTGGCCATGTCGCGCCGGGCGCCGGCTTCATCCTCATCGGCATGTGGCAGCTGTTCAACCACATCCGGCTGTTCGCGCTGCGGCCGATCTCGTACGCGGCGCCGGTGTGGTTCCCGGTGCGCGGGGTGCGCCACCTGGAGCTCATACTGGTGATCGTCGGCGCGGCGATCTCCATCCTGATGGAGCTCGTGATCGGGCCGGCGAGGCACCAGCCGTTCGACGACGACGGGACCATCCCCTCCAACCACCTCCACAACTTCGAGCACGCGTCCATCTCGCTCGCGCTGCTGGTCTACGCCGCGGTGACCATCCACATGGACAGGGCCAGGGCGCCCATGCGCGACGCCGTGTCGCagctggtcgccgccgcggcgttcgCGCAGCAGCTGCTCATCTTCCACCTCCACTCCGCGGACCACATGGGCGTGGAGGGGCAGTTCCACTGGCTGCTGCAGACGGTGATCGCCGTCACGCTCGCCACCACGGTGCTCGGGATCCCCTGCCCCAGGAGCTTCGCCGTCAGCCTCGTCCGGTCGGCGAGCCTCGTGTTCCAGGGCGTCTGGTTCGTCGTCATGGGCGTCATGCTCTGGACCCCGGCGCTCATCCCCAAGGGCTGCTTCCTCAACCTCGAGGAAGGCCACGACGTCGTCCGGTGCCGCACCGATGAGGCGCTCCACCGCGCCAAGTCGCTCGTCAACCTCCAGTTCAGCTGGTACCTCACCGCCACCGTGGTGTTCGTCGTCGTGTTCTACCTCCACCTGACGAAGCTGTACCCGGAGGAGCCGAGGTACTTGCCGCTGgtcaagggcggcggcggcggcggcgacggtgacagcgacggcggcaggtTCAGCATCggagacgacgaggacgacctcGAGGCCGCGAAAGGTGGCTTCGGACACGTGGCGGGTGGCGGGAACGCCGTTGAAATCGAGCGGTAA